A stretch of the Melitaea cinxia chromosome 14, ilMelCinx1.1, whole genome shotgun sequence genome encodes the following:
- the LOC123659477 gene encoding leukocyte receptor cluster member 8 yields the protein MTENSSKEPPLQTMSGMPPNHNPWMYNLYHHYNGYHGGMFPQFYNHQYFNQMGNNGGFHNDGHHFQQNKDSKVDFVHPQFSKPPPSLLGMSPLDTSRPFNNQSPIRFNLSGNRKSVPLPPNENPLLANTNAKKKRKKGNKTGNGANEILPPLPDHPPPLPPCPPPDLPKPPPPPLDVPLPPPIATEDIPEPLEEPKGNSNEDKQLENVAPSDNSSNFLKSSPIQKSAGTWPESLERYIKRCYEKCKTAFDRDQIDICLKGRITAAANKDEIWTRNWDEEPIPSVHSERNNLSVKPVCGTLALYQKPEVVSELNKEKSSGSRNFNVHKSPSQRRRKTHSRSHSKSKSPPRKRHSISSGSSDEIEDKKNKNKTRQKVKDRLSLDQKKPEKYQKNIKKKAYNQFNIEDVPGNAEKLQKRAQRFGNQSVPSIASSVQVNSKRQQPSPRRPILQDTEGDYELNNMHIVGTCTDIEKSFLRLTKAPEACEVRPVAILRNSLRNVKDRWIDKQDYRYACDQLKSIRQDLTVQGIRDNFTVEVYETHARIALEKGDHEEFNQCQTQLKMLYSELPTARANEAEFKAYRILYYIFTNNTLDLTTIFQYLSKEDRENECIKHALNTRCAWATGNLHKFFVLYKTAPMMAGYLIDWIVDRERKNYLKYIIKSYRQTVPVDFIVRELAFESKSKAFEFLNQFPLTYTGSDQSHIDCKASLQVVNQNI from the exons ATGACTGAAAATTCTTCAAAAGAACCACCGTTACAAACCATGAGTGGCATGCCACCAAACCACAATCCATGGATGTACAATTTATATCACCATTACAATGGGTATCACGGTGGCATGTTCCCGCAGTTTTATAATCATCAATACTTCAATCAAATGGGGAATAACGGAGGATTTCATAACGACGGTCATCATTTTCAACAAAATAAGGACTCTAAAGTCGATTTTGTTCATCCTCAGTTTTCCAAACCCCCACCTTCTTTGTTAGGAATGTCTCCACTTGATACAAGTCGTCCGTTTAATAACCAATCCCCTATCAGGTTTAATCTTTCTGGCAATAGAAAGTCGGTTCCACTCCCTCCTAATGAAAATCCTCTTTTGGCAAATACCAATGCTAAGAAAAAGCGAAAGAAGGGGAATAAGACAGGCAACGGAGCAAATGAAATTTTACCACCTCTGCCTGATCACCCGCCGCCGCTCCCGCCTTGTCCTCCCCCAGACCTCCCTAAACCTCCTCCTCCGCCACTGGATGTCCCGCTACCACCTCCTATTGCAACTGAAGATATTCCTGAACCGCTGGAAGAACCCAAAGGTAACAGTAACGAAGATAAACAATTGGAGAATGTTGCCCCAAGTGACAACTCTTCAAATTTCTTAAAGTCATCTCCGATACAGAAATCTGCAGGAACTTGGCCTGAAAGCTTAGAAAGGTACATTAAGAGATGTTACGAGAAGTGTAAAACTGCATTTGATCGTGATCAAATTGATATATGTTTAAAGGGACGTATTACAGCTGCAGCTAACAAAGACGAAATATGGACCAGAAACTGGGATGAGGAACCAATTCCCAGTGTTCATAGTGAAAGGAATAATTTATCAGTAAAACCAGTTTGTGGTACATTAGCACTTTATCAGAAACCAGAAGTTGTTTCAGAGCTCAATAAAGAGAAATCTTCAGGCTCCAGAAATTTCAATGTACACAAGAGCCCTTCTCAAAGGAGACGTAAAACTCATTCTAGGAGTCACTCTAAGTCTAAAAGTCCTCCAAGAAAAAGACAcag CATATCATCTGGTTCAAGTGATGAAATTGAAGATAAAAAGAATAAGAACAAAACTCGTCAGAAAGTCAAAGACAGACTATCGTTGGATCAAAAGAAACctgaaaaatatcaaaaaaatatcaaaaagaaGGCctataatcaatttaatattgagGATGTTCCTGGTAATGCTGAAAAACTGCAGAAAAGGGCACAAAGATTTGGAAACCAAAGTGTTCCATCCATAGCCAGTTCTGTGCAAGTCAACAGCAAGAGGCAACAACCCTCTCCAAGAAGGCCCATTTTGCAAGACACAGAAGGAGATTATGAACTCAATAACATGCATATTGTAGGCACATGTACTGATATTGAAAAATCCTTTCTTAGATTAACCAAAGCTCCTGAAGCTTGTGAAGTGCGGCCTGTGGCCATATTAAGAAACTCACTTAGAAATGTGAAAGACCGTTGGATTGATAAACAAGATTACAGATATGCCTGTGAccaattaaaatcaattaggCAAGACTTAACT GTTCAAGGAATACGAGACAATTTTACTGTAGAAGTTTATGAAACACATGCCAGAATTGCTTTAGAAAAAGGAGATCATGAGGAATTCAATCAATGTCAAACACAACTTAAAATGCTATACTCAGAATTACCAACTGCAAGGGCTAATGAAGCTGAGTTTAAGGCATATaggatattatattatatatttaccaaTAATACTTTag ATTTGACAACAATATTTCAGTATTTGTCCAAAGAGGACAGAGAAAATGAGTGTATAAAGCATGCATTAAATACTCGATGTGCTTGGGCAACTGGaaatttacacaaattttttGTGCTCTATAAAACAGCCCCCATGATGGCAGGATATCTTATAGATTGGATTGTTGACAGAGAAAGGAAAAATTATCTCAAATACATCATAAAGTC CTACAGACAAACTGTTCCCGTGGACTTCATCGTTCGAGAGTTGGCGTTTGAGTCGAAATCTAAGGCTTTTGAGTTCTTGAATCAGTTTCCTCTAACCTACACTGGCAGCGATCAGAGTCATATTGATTGCAAAGCTAGCCTACAAGTCGTTAACCAAAATATCTAA